TCTCGTGCCCGAAGTGCTCGAAGGCTTCGATCGACACAATCCGGTCGACGGGTTCGGCGAAATCCTCCCAGCCTTGCAGCAGCACTTGACGTGAGCGGTTGGTGTCGATCGAAGCCAGCACTTGCTCGCAGCGGGCGTGCTGGTTCTTGGACAACGTCAGGCCGATGACGTTAACGTCGAACCGCTCGACGGCGCGCCTCATGGTGGTGCCCCAACCGCACCCAATGTCCAGCAGCGTCATGCCCGGCTTGAGGTCCAGCTTGTCCAGGTTGAGGTCGACCTTGGCGTATTGGGCTTCTTCGAGCGTGAGCTCCGGTGGCTCGAAGTAGGCACAGCTGTAAGTTCGGGTCGGGTCCTGGAACAGGGCGAAGAAATCATCGGAGACGTCGTAGTGCGCTTGGATGTCTTCGAAGCGTGTCCGTGTCTTGGTTGGGCTAATCGGTTTCTCGGCCATTCTCGTCATGTTCTCCTGGATGGTGTCAGTTACCGGTGGCTGTGCACCCATAGCCCGTCGGTGGCACGAAAGTCTACTTGGCCAGCGTGAACTGGTTGCAGTCGATGTAGCCCATTCGGAACGCCTTGGCGCAGCCGGTCAGGTATTTCATGTACCGCTCGTATACCTCTGCGGACTGGATCTCGATGGCCTCGTCCTTGTGCGCTTGAAGCGCCTCGGCCCACAGGTCAAGAGTCCTGGCGAAGTGCGGTTGCAGGGACTGGATATCGGTAATGGTGAAACCGGCCTTCGTCACATGCTCCTCGATCGTCTCGATCGTCGGCAACCGGCCGCCCGGGAAGATGTCGGTCACGATGAACCGGATGAATTTGGCCATCTCCATGGTCAACGGTATGCCGCGCTCGATGACCTGCTTTACGTGCAAGCCGGTGATCGAGTGCAGCAGCATCACGCCGTCCGCGGGCATCGCGTTGTAGGCGAACTTGAAGAAGTCATCGTAGCGCTCGAAACCGAAGTGCTCTATCGCTTCGATGGTTACGATGCGGTCCACCGGCTCGCTGAAGTTGGCCCAGTCGCTCAGCAGTACCCGGTGCGAGCGGTTGGTGTCGACCTTGTCGAGCACTTGCTGGCAGTAGGCGTGCTGATTTTTCGACAGGGTCAAGCCGACGACGTTGACGTCGTAGCGCTCGACGGCACGCTTCATGACCGAACCCCAGCCGCAGCCCACGTCGAGCAGTGTCATTCCCGGTTCTAGCCCCAGCTTGCCCAGGGTTAGGTCCAGCTTGGCGACCTGTGCTTCGTGCAAGGTCATGTCGTCGCGCTCGAAGTAGGCGCAGCTGTAGGTCCGAGTCGGATCCTGGAACAGCGCGAAGAACGCATCTGAAAGGTCGTAATGGGCTTGGACGTCGTCGACATTGGACCGAGACTTTGTGGTGCCCGTTGAGTTATCAGACATGTGTCCTCCCACTGTGAGGGGCACCTTCAGCAGGTGGCCATCCCCGGCACCCTACACGGTGCATGGCACATCGCCCGCATTCGCGCTCGCATGCGCCGGTCTTTCTCGATCGGGATTTGCCAGATATCACCCTGGCCGGCGCAATCACTACTTCGCCAGCGTGAACTGGTTGACGTCGATGTAGCCGACCCGGAACAGCTTGGCGCAGCCGGTCAGGTATTTCATGTACCGCTCGTAGACCTCTTCGGACTGGATCGCGATGGCCTCGCTTTTGTGTTCCTGCAGCGCCTCGGCCCACAGGTCGAGGGTCCTGGCGTAATGCGGCTGCAGCGACTGGCGGCGAGTCAGCGTGAAACCCGTCTTCGCCGACTGTTCCTCAACCATTTCAATCGTCGGAGGTTGGCCCCCCGGGAAGATTTCGGTCGCGATGAACTTGAGAAAGCGGGCCAGCCACAACGTGAGCGGCAAGCCGTGGTCGACCATCTGCTGCCTGGTCAGGCCGGTGATCGTGTGCAGCAGCAACACGCCATCGGGCGGCAGGATTTTGTGGGCCCGGGCGAAGAAGTCGGCGTGACGATCGTGGCCGAAGTGCTCGAACGCGCCGATCGACACGATGCGGTCGACGGGCTCGTTGAACTGCTCCCATCCCGCCAGCAACACTCGCCTGTCGCGCGGGGTGTCCATCTCGTCGAACGACTTCTGCACATGGGCGGCCTGGTTCTTCGACAATGTCAGGCCGACGACGTTGACGTCATACTGCGCGATCGCGCGCCGCATGGTGGCGCCCCAGCCGCAACCGATATCGAGCAGCGTCATGCCGGGCTGCAGACCTAGCTTGCCCAGCGCCAGGTCGATCTTGGCGATCTGGGCCTCTTCCAGCGTCATGTCCTCGCGTTCGAAATGCGCGCAGCTGTAGGTCTGGGTCGGATCCAGGAACAGCCGGAAGAAGTCGTCGGACAGGTCGTAGTGTGCCTGCACGTCCTCGAAGTGCGGCGTTAGGTCGTTGACCATGAGGTGTAATGCCTTTCCGGACCCTAGGTGGCCTTTCGGTGCTTGCACGGAACGCACCGATGCTTCCCCCTCCCCGCATGCTCGAGGCATGCTATCCGATACAGGGCCGCCGCACTAAACCGCGATCGAATTTGCCCAGGTCAGGGAACGGATATGAGCGGACGAGCTACTTGGTCATGGTGAACTGGGCGACGTTGATTAGGCCTCTGCGGAAGCGCTCCGCGCATCCGGTCAGATAGTGCATGAAGTTGTTGTAGACCTCTTCGGACTGTACGGCGATGGCGCGTTCGCGGGCAGCCTGTAGGTTGGCGGCCCATGCATCGAGAGTCCGTGCGTAGTGCTGCTGCAGCAGCTGGACATGCTCGATGGTGAAGCCCGCGGCCTGCGCATTGTCGACAATGTCGGGCTCCGATGGCAGCTCGCCGCCCGGGAAGATCGACTCCCGCAGGAATTTGAGGAATCGAAGGTCGCTCATCGTCAGCGCAATGCCCTGTTCGTGCAGCCACCTGCGGTCGTAGGTGAACAGGCTGTGCAGTAGCATCCGCCCGTCATCGGGCAGGATGTCGTAGGAGCGTTCGAAGAACGTCAGATACCGCTCCTTTTTGAACGCGTCGAATGCCTCAAAGCTGACGATCCGGTCGACGTTCTCTTCAAACTCTTCCCAGCCCTGCAGCCGGGCCTCGGCGCGCCGTTGCGTTCCGATTGCGGCCAGGCGGTCTTTGCTGCGTTCATAGTGATTCCGGCTGAGCGTGAGGCCGATGACATTGACGTCGTACTTCTCCACGGCCCGAACGAGCGCCCCGCCCCACCCGCAACCCACGTCGAGTAGCGTCATCCCCGGTTCGAGGTTCAGCTTGTCCAACGCCAGATCCACCTTGGCCAGTTGCGCCTCTTCCAGCGTCATATCGTCACGCTCGAAATAGGCGCAGGTGTAGACCCAGGTGGGATCGAGGAACAACGCGAAGAAGTCATCCGAAATGTCGTAAGCCGACTGTGACTCTTCGTAATATGGTCTCAGCTTGGCCATAGGCGACAACCTCCCGCGCCAACCGTACAACGCCTCGCCGACCGGCTCAGCCGGCCTCAGAGAAGTTGCGCGTCAACTCGCCGATCACCCGATCCCACAGCTGTCTGGGCAGGTCATGGCCCATGCCGTCGATGAGCACCAGGCGCGCGCCGTTGATTGCTCGCGCGACCGCGCGGCCGCCGAACGGCCGCATCAGCTTGTCCGCGCGCCCGTGGATGACGACGGTCGGTGCGACGATGCGCCGGTCGTAGCGCAGCAGGCTGCCGCTGCCCAGTATCGCGCTGAACTGCTGGGCGATTCCCCAGGGATGGAAGTTGCGGTCGTAGCTTTCGGCGGCCTCGGCTCGTACCTGGTCTTCGGGAATCGGGTAGGCCGGGCTGCCGATGATCTTGCTGACCCGGACGGCGTTGTCGACAATGACGTCGCGTGGCGAATCCGGCGGCGGACCCGTGAGCAGCGCCAGCAGCGCGCGTGGCGCCGGCGGTGGCAGAAACCGGTGATTGTTGCTGGAGAAGATGACCGCCAGGGTTTTCGTCCGCTGCGCGAATCGCGCGGCGAAAATCTGGGCGATCATGCCGCCCATCGACGCCCCGACGACGTGCGCGTGCTTGACGTCGAGGTGATCGAGCAACGCCGCGGCGTCGGCGGCCATGTCTTCCAACGTGTAGGCAGCCTGGCTGGGCAGACCGAGCCAGGACCGGACCAACCGCGTGGCCAGTGGCTGTCCCGGGCGGTGGCGCTCGGTCTTGGTGGACAGGCCGACATCGCGGTTGTCGTAGCGGATGACGCGCAGGCCCTTCGCGACGAGCCGCGCGCAGAAGTCGGTCCGCCACAGCAGCATCTGGGCGCCCAGGCCCATGATCAGCAACACCGGCGGGTGGTCGAGGTCACCCATGTCCTCGTAGTACAGCTTCACATCACCGGAGACCGCGGTGCCGCTACGGATGTCCACCGAGACCTCGCCTAAACCTCGATGTCGGATTGATGTTCGCGGCTGACCTCGACCATGAAGTTGGCGAAATATCCGGTCAGCTGCGGGTCCGACATCATCTGCCACCTCGGCGCCAGCAGCTTCATGTAGCGCTCCACGTACAGGAACTGCTTGCCGATCAGCACCAGCTCGCGGGGCAGCTTGACGTCGTAGGCGTCGGCCAGCGCCGAGAGCTGGCGGCCGATGTCGGCATATGACATGTCGCCCAGCGATTGCATGGTCAGCGGGGTGGCGAAGCGCTCCAGGTCTTTGGCGGCCTGGGTCTCGGGCTTCATGGTGCCGACGGCGCCCATGAGCACGACGATCTTGCCGGCGGCTGCGTGGTCCTTCTTCACCAGCAGCGCATACACCAGCTCGCGGAGTAGCCAGCGGGTGCGTGGATCGATGCGGCCCATGATCCCGAAGTCGAAGAACACGATGCGGCCCGCCTCGTCGACGTAGAGGTTGCCCGCGTGCAGGTCGCCGTGGAACAGCCCGTGCCGCAGGCCGCCCTCGAACACCGAAAACAGCAGTGCCTTGACCAGCTCGACACCGTCGAACCCGGCCTTGCGGATCGCGGCGGCGTTGTCGATGCGGATGCCGTGCACCCGTTCCATCGTCAACACCCGCTCGGTGGTGAAGTCCCAGTGCACCTGCGGCACCCGGATGTTTTTGCCCAGCGGCGAGGCGTGTAGGTGGGAGACCCAGGCCTCCATGGACTGCGCCTCGAGGCGAAAGTCCAGCTCCTCGGCCAGGTTGTCGGCGAAGTCGGCGACCACGTCTTGTGCCGAGAGCCGCCGGCCCAGCTTGGCCAGTTCGACGGTCTGCGCGAAGCGCTTGAGGATCTGCAGGTCGGCGGCAACGCGGCGGCGGATGCCCGGCCGCTGGATCTTGACCACCACCTCCTCGCCGCTGCGCAGGGTCGCGTAGTGCACCTGGGCGATGGACGCCGACGCGAACGGCTCTTCCTCGAAGGAGGCGAACAGCCGGGCCGGCTCGTCGCCGAGTTCCTCGACGAAGAGCTTGTGCACCTCGTCGGTTTTTGCGGGCGGCACCCGGTCGAGCAGGCCGCGGAATTCCCGCGACAGCGACTCACCGAATGCTCCCGGGCTGGACGCGATGATCTGGCCGAACTTCACGTATGTCGGTCCCAGATCGGCGAAGGTCTGCGGGAGCTCCTTGATCACCTTCTGTTGCCAGGGCCCTTTTCGGGGGAGCCTGCCGATGAACCGGACGGCGGTGCGGGTGACCTGCCAACCGGTGGCCGCCACCCGGGCAGCTTCGACCGGCAGCGGTACCCGGTCAAGCTTGGCCACCTCGCGGTGTGTGGTGGAACCCATCTGAGCAGTGTGCCAAACCGGGGCAGACAGCTCCCAATTGACGTGAGCCCGCTCACTTGCTGGGTAAGCGTCGCCGAATGTGTAATGAGGGCGGAAATCCGGCCCGATTTCCGCCCTCATTACACATTCGGCGACGCGTGGACTACCTCAAGCCGTACTGGGATACCCACCCGCAGGACCGCGCCGACCTGCGCCGGTTCCTCGCCGATGGCCGTATCGAAGTGATGGGCGGAACCTACAACGAACCCAACACCAACCTCACCAGCCCGGAGACCACCATCCGAAACCTGGTGCACGGCATCGGTTTTCAGCGTGACGTGCTGGGCGCCGAGCCGGCCACCGCGTGGCAGCTCGACGTGTTCGGCCATGACCCGCAATTTCCTGGGCTGGCCGCCGATGCCGGGCTGACGTCGAGTTCCTGGGCCCGCGGGCCACACCACCAGTGGGGTCCGGCCCAAGGCGGGGTAGACCGCATGCAGTTTTGCAGCGAGTTCGAGTGGATCGCGCCGTCGGGTCGCGGCCTGTTGACCCATTACATGCCGGCGCATTATTCGGCGGGCTGGTCGATGGACTCGTCCACCTCGCTGGCCGACGCTGAGGCCGCCACCTACGCGCTGTTCGACCAGCTCAAAAAGGTCGCGCTGACCCGCAACGTGCTCCTGCCGGTGGGCACCGACTACACCCCGCCGAACAAGTGGGTCACCGCCATCCACCGCGACTGGGGTGCGCGCTACACCTGGCCGCGCTTCGTGTGCGCGCTGCCCAAGGAGTTCTTCGCCGCGGTGCGCGCCGAACTGGCCAAGCGTGGTTGGGTGCCGTCGCCGCAGACCCGCGACATGAACCCGATCTACACCGGCAAGGACGTCTCCTACATCGACACCAAACAAGCCAACCGGGCCGCCGAGAACGCCGTCCTGGAAGCCGAGCGGTTCGCGGTGTTCGCCGCGCTGCTGACCGGCGCCGAGTATCCGCAGGCGGCGTTGGCCAAGGCGTGGGTGCAACTGGCCTACGGTGCGCACCACGACGCCATCACCGGCTCGGAGTCCGACCAGGTCTACCTCGACCTGCTGACCGGGTGGCGTGACGCGTGGGAGCTGGGCCGCGCGGCCCGGGACAACTCGCTGCGGTTGCTGTCCGGCGCGGTCGCCGCGTCGCACGATCGCGTCGTCGTGTGGAACCCGCTGACCCAGCGGCGCACCGACATCGTCACTGCCAGGGTCGACCCGCCGCTGCAGGCCGGCGTGCGGGTGTTCGATCCCGACGGGGCTGAGGTGGCCGCGCTCGTCGAGCACGACGGACGGTCGGTCACCTGGCTGGCGTGCGACGTGCCCTCGCTGGGCTGGCGGGTTTACCGGTTGGTGCCCGCCGACGAGGCGCCAGGCTGGGAATTGGTACCCGGCACCGACATCGCCAACGAGCACTATCGGCTGGCCGTCGACCCCGAGCGTGGCGGGGCGTTGTCGTCGCTGGTGCAGGACGGCCGCCAGCTGATCGCCGCCGGCCGGGTAGCCAACGAGCTGGCCCTCTACGAGGAATACCCGTCGCACCCGACTCAGGGGGAGGGTCCGTGGCATCTACTGCCCACGGGGCCGGTGGTGTGCTCCTCGGCATGCCCGGCGCAGGTGCAGGCATACCGCGGCCCGCTCGGTCAGCGGTTGGTCGTGCGGGGGCGGATCGGCACCCTGCTGCGCTACACGCAGACACTCACCTTGTGGGACGGCGTCGACCGGGTGGACTGCCGCACCAGCATCGACGAGTTCACCGGGGAAGACCGCTTGCTGCGGCTGCGCTGGCCGTGTCCGGTACCCGGCGCCATGCCGATCAGCGAAGTGGGGGACGCCGTCGTCGGGCGGGGTTTCGCGTTGCTGCACGAGGGGCCCGAATCGGTGGACACCGCCCAGCATCCGTGGACCCTGGACAACCCGGCCTACGGCTGGTTCGGGTTGTCCTCGGCGGTGCGGGTACGCGCCGGCGATGGGGTGCGCGCGGTGTCGGTGGCCGAGGTGGTGTCGCCGACGGAGACGGTGTCCGGCCCGATGGCGCGCGACCTGATGGTCGCGCTGGTCCGCGCGGGCGTCACCGCGACCTGCAGCGGCGCCGACAAGCCGCGCTACGGCCACCTCGATGTCGATTCCAATCTGCCGGACGCCAGGATCGCGCTCGGTGGGCCGGACCGCAACACGTTCACCAAGGCCGTGCTGGCCGAGGCCGCCCCGGCCTACACCGCCGAACTGCAGCGGCAGCTGGCGAAGACCGGCACGGCCAGGGTGTGGGTGCCGGCCGCGAACCCGTTGGCGCGGGCCTGGCTGCCCGGCGCGGACTTGCGGGCACCGTGCGCGCTGCCGGTGCTGGTGATCGACGGCCGAGACGAGAAGCACCTGCGCGCCGCGGTGGCGTCGCTGGCCGACGACCTGGCCGAC
Above is a window of Mycobacterium tuberculosis H37Rv DNA encoding:
- the mmaA4 gene encoding hydroxymycolate synthase MmaA4 (methyl mycolic acid synthase 4 (MMA4) (hydroxy mycolic acid synthase)), whose protein sequence is MTRMAEKPISPTKTRTRFEDIQAHYDVSDDFFALFQDPTRTYSCAYFEPPELTLEEAQYAKVDLNLDKLDLKPGMTLLDIGCGWGTTMRRAVERFDVNVIGLTLSKNQHARCEQVLASIDTNRSRQVLLQGWEDFAEPVDRIVSIEAFEHFGHENYDDFFKRCFNIMPADGRMTVQSSVSYHPYEMAARGKKLSFETARFIKFIVTEIFPGGRLPSTEMMVEHGEKAGFTVPEPLSLRPHYIKTLRIWGDTLQSNKDKAIEVTSEEVYNRYMKYLRGCEHYFTDEMLDCSLVTYLKPGAAA
- the mmaA3 gene encoding methoxy mycolic acid synthase MmaA3 (methyl mycolic acid synthase 3 (MMA3) (hydroxy mycolic acid synthase)) produces the protein MSDNSTGTTKSRSNVDDVQAHYDLSDAFFALFQDPTRTYSCAYFERDDMTLHEAQVAKLDLTLGKLGLEPGMTLLDVGCGWGSVMKRAVERYDVNVVGLTLSKNQHAYCQQVLDKVDTNRSHRVLLSDWANFSEPVDRIVTIEAIEHFGFERYDDFFKFAYNAMPADGVMLLHSITGLHVKQVIERGIPLTMEMAKFIRFIVTDIFPGGRLPTIETIEEHVTKAGFTITDIQSLQPHFARTLDLWAEALQAHKDEAIEIQSAEVYERYMKYLTGCAKAFRMGYIDCNQFTLAK
- the mmaA2 gene encoding cyclopropane mycolic acid synthase CmaA (methyl mycolic acid synthase 2 (MMA2) (hydroxy mycolic acid synthase)), producing the protein MVNDLTPHFEDVQAHYDLSDDFFRLFLDPTQTYSCAHFEREDMTLEEAQIAKIDLALGKLGLQPGMTLLDIGCGWGATMRRAIAQYDVNVVGLTLSKNQAAHVQKSFDEMDTPRDRRVLLAGWEQFNEPVDRIVSIGAFEHFGHDRHADFFARAHKILPPDGVLLLHTITGLTRQQMVDHGLPLTLWLARFLKFIATEIFPGGQPPTIEMVEEQSAKTGFTLTRRQSLQPHYARTLDLWAEALQEHKSEAIAIQSEEVYERYMKYLTGCAKLFRVGYIDVNQFTLAK
- the mmaA1 gene encoding mycolic acid methyltransferase MmaA1 (methyl mycolic acid synthase 1 (MMA1) (hydroxy mycolic acid synthase)); this encodes MAKLRPYYEESQSAYDISDDFFALFLDPTWVYTCAYFERDDMTLEEAQLAKVDLALDKLNLEPGMTLLDVGCGWGGALVRAVEKYDVNVIGLTLSRNHYERSKDRLAAIGTQRRAEARLQGWEEFEENVDRIVSFEAFDAFKKERYLTFFERSYDILPDDGRMLLHSLFTYDRRWLHEQGIALTMSDLRFLKFLRESIFPGGELPSEPDIVDNAQAAGFTIEHVQLLQQHYARTLDAWAANLQAARERAIAVQSEEVYNNFMHYLTGCAERFRRGLINVAQFTMTK
- the lipG gene encoding lipase/esterase LipG, whose product is MDIRSGTAVSGDVKLYYEDMGDLDHPPVLLIMGLGAQMLLWRTDFCARLVAKGLRVIRYDNRDVGLSTKTERHRPGQPLATRLVRSWLGLPSQAAYTLEDMAADAAALLDHLDVKHAHVVGASMGGMIAQIFAARFAQRTKTLAVIFSSNNHRFLPPPAPRALLALLTGPPPDSPRDVIVDNAVRVSKIIGSPAYPIPEDQVRAEAAESYDRNFHPWGIAQQFSAILGSGSLLRYDRRIVAPTVVIHGRADKLMRPFGGRAVARAINGARLVLIDGMGHDLPRQLWDRVIGELTRNFSEAG
- a CDS encoding alpha-mannosidase, with product MMGGTYNEPNTNLTSPETTIRNLVHGIGFQRDVLGAEPATAWQLDVFGHDPQFPGLAADAGLTSSSWARGPHHQWGPAQGGVDRMQFCSEFEWIAPSGRGLLTHYMPAHYSAGWSMDSSTSLADAEAATYALFDQLKKVALTRNVLLPVGTDYTPPNKWVTAIHRDWGARYTWPRFVCALPKEFFAAVRAELAKRGWVPSPQTRDMNPIYTGKDVSYIDTKQANRAAENAVLEAERFAVFAALLTGAEYPQAALAKAWVQLAYGAHHDAITGSESDQVYLDLLTGWRDAWELGRAARDNSLRLLSGAVAASHDRVVVWNPLTQRRTDIVTARVDPPLQAGVRVFDPDGAEVAALVEHDGRSVTWLACDVPSLGWRVYRLVPADEAPGWELVPGTDIANEHYRLAVDPERGGALSSLVQDGRQLIAAGRVANELALYEEYPSHPTQGEGPWHLLPTGPVVCSSACPAQVQAYRGPLGQRLVVRGRIGTLLRYTQTLTLWDGVDRVDCRTSIDEFTGEDRLLRLRWPCPVPGAMPISEVGDAVVGRGFALLHEGPESVDTAQHPWTLDNPAYGWFGLSSAVRVRAGDGVRAVSVAEVVSPTETVSGPMARDLMVALVRAGVTATCSGADKPRYGHLDVDSNLPDARIALGGPDRNTFTKAVLAEAAPAYTAELQRQLAKTGTARVWVPAANPLARAWLPGADLRAPCALPVLVIDGRDEKHLRAAVASLADDLADAEIVVHQRAAPQMEPFEDRTVALLNRGVPSFAVDSEGTLHTALMRSCTGWPSGVWIDQPRRTAPDGSNFQLQHWTHHFDYALVCGGGDWRRAGIPARSAQFSHPLLAVAPRRPQGELPAVGSLLHVEPADSVQLGALKAAGNPLAAGSARPVQPAAVALRLVQTTGADTPVTIGCELGKVGALRPADLLETPLAMARARKSSIDLHGYQVATVLARLDVAADMANVLAADDVALAPHAETAQPQYARYWLHNRGPAPLGGLPAVAHLHPRRVRGQPGDDVVLRLTAASDCTDSVLGGVVDVVCPLGWPATPARLPFTLGAGAHLQADIALSIPAGAPPGPYPVRAQLRVVDTAVPAAWRQVVEDVCVVTVGADSDLEELVYLVDGPADIELAAGDRARLAVTIGSRAHAELALDAHSISPWGTWEWIGPPALGAVLPARGMAKLAFDVTPPAWLEPGQWWALVRVGCAGQLVYSPAVKVSVT